Proteins encoded together in one Thamnophis elegans isolate rThaEle1 chromosome 10, rThaEle1.pri, whole genome shotgun sequence window:
- the LOC116513871 gene encoding fetuin-B-like produces MALLISFLIGIQLFYAVVSVPFPLSLSTSCNSLGVRIAAEVALNKVNENRKEGYVLGLQRIFDVLEAIQGDESAFDLILDVLETQCHVRSRKPWKECEFRSPHETVFGNCEIIMKFNRVTNDSTLYKSDCSLHTFPRSVISRICPDCPVGGNPSEERFQAAARESLAKFNAEINHYHYFAVREVTKASSQWVVGESNFVEYIIQETSCRKSPPVSDISKCPLLPDETADSGLCKGSVINSQLEFKKFVTVQCEFFPHLPPANVTETPPKQEEEEVLVTNCPPGSLDSSPTVASIKEEAPTTFSPYRKAISLSTDCPGEVAVNIVGLNLPSRQQSETKSDVQH; encoded by the exons ATGGCCCTTTTAATTTCATTCTTAATTGGGATACAGCTGTTTTACGCAGTGGTTTCcgttccttttcctctctccctttccacaTCATGCAACTCTTTGGGGGTAAGGATTGCTGCAGAAGTGGCCCTCAACAAGGTCAATGAAAATCGGAAAGAAGGTTACGTTCTTGGTCTCCAGCGCATTTTTGATGTCCTAGAAGCTATTCAG GGTGATGAGTCTGCTTTCGATCTTATTTTGGATGTGCTAGAAACCCAATGCCATGTGCGGAGCAGGAAACCCTGGAAAGAATGCGAATTTAGAAGCCCACATGAGACA GTCTTTGGCAATTGCgaaataataatgaaattcaACAGGGTAACGAATGATTCCACCTTATACAAAAGTGACTGCAGTTTACACACTT ttcctcgTTCTGTTATTTCAAGAATTTGCCCCGACTGTCCAGTAGGCGGAAATCCTTCTGAAGAGAGATTTCAGGCTGCAGCTAGAGAAAGCCTGGCCAAATTCAATGCTGAAATTAACCACTATCATTATTTTGCCGTTCGTGAGGTCACCAAAGCAAGTTCACAG TGGGTTGTTGGCGAATCCAACTTTGTGGAATACATCATCCAGGAGACTTCCTGTCGCAAAAGTCCACCTGTGTCTGACATCTCTAAATGCCCTCTGCTCCCAGATGAAACTGCA GATTCAGGGCTATGCAAAGGCTCCGTGATCAACAGCCAACTAGAATTTAAAAAATTTGTCACGGTACAATGCGAGTTTTTCCCGCATCTG CCACCAGCTAATGTCACAGAAACGCCACCcaagcaggaggaagaagaggtacTGGTGACCAATTGTCCTCCGGGCAGCCTTGATTCTAGCCCCACTGTTGCTTCTATAAAAGAGGAAGCCCCAACAACCTTTTCGCCCTACCGCAAAGCCATTTCCCTATCAACTGACTGCCCAGGAGAGGTTGCAGTAAATATCGTTGGCCTTAATCTGCCTTCACGACAACAGTCTGAAACAAAGAGTGATGTACAACACTGA